The following coding sequences are from one Sesamum indicum cultivar Zhongzhi No. 13 linkage group LG11, S_indicum_v1.0, whole genome shotgun sequence window:
- the LOC105173354 gene encoding UDP-glucuronate 4-epimerase 3-like, which yields MLHMKHIDNTPSTPGKFKMEKSAYNRLRLHSSLAKLTFWSFVFLGLIFVFFFRSPSSSSHVPSDLSRRSLRSSYGGPNFEKRVRASAKIRSRNGISVLVTGAAGFVGSHVSAALKRRGDGVLGIDNFNNYYDPSLKRARQALLERSGVYIVEGDINDSALLKKLFDIVPFTHVMHLAAQAGVRYAMENPSSYVHSNIAGLVNLLEACKNANPQPTIVWASSSSVYGLNTKVPFSERDRTDQPASLYAATKKAGEEIAHTYNHIYGLSLTGLRFFTVYGPWGRPDMAYFFFTRDILKGKSIPIFEAANHGTVARDFTYIDDIVKGCLAALDTAEKSTGSGGKKKGPAQLRVYNLGNTSPVPVSDLVSILEKLLKVKAKRLVMKLPRNGDVQFTHANISSAQRELGYKPTTDLKTGLKKFVEWYLGYYVEGKKSAQ from the coding sequence ATGTTACACATGAAGCACATTGACAACACCCCATCAACCCCAGGAAAGTTCAAGATGGAGAAGTCTGCATACAATAGGCTGAGGCTGCATTCTTCCCTGGCCAAGCTCACTTTCTggtcttttgtttttcttggcctgatctttgttttcttttttagatcACCCTCTTCATCATCCCATGTTCCCTCAGATCTCTCTAGGAGGTCTCTCAGAAGCTCCTATGGAGGTCCAAACTTTGAGAAAAGGGTTAGAGCCTCAGCTAAAATCAGGTCAAGAAATGGGATTTCCGTTTTAGTAACAGGGGCTGCTGGTTTTGTTGGCAGTCATGTCTCCGCAGCCCTTAAACGGCGGGGCGATGGTGTTTTGGGGATAGATAATTTCAACAACTATTATGACCCCTCCCTCAAAAGGGCTAGACAAGCGCTATTAGAGCGTAGCGGGGTGTATATTGTGGAGGGTGATATTAATGATTCTGCTTTGTTGAAGAAGCTTTTCGATATCGTCCCGTTTACTCATGTTATGCATCTTGCGGCTCAGGCCGGTGTGCGATATGCTATGGAGAATCCTAGCTCATATGTGCATAGTAACATTGCCGGCCTTGTTAACCTTCTTGAAGCTTGCAAGAATGCCAATCCTCAGCCCACCATTGTGTGGGCATCGAGTAGTTCTGTATACGGATTGAATACAAAGGTGCCGTTTTCTGAGAGAGACAGAACTGATCAGCCTGCTAGTTTGTATGCTGCAACTAAGAAGGCTGGTGAGGAAATTGCTCATACTTATAACCACATATATGGGCTTTCGCTTACTGGATTGAGATTCTTCACGGTTTATGGACCTTGGGGTAGGCCAGATATGGCATACTTCTTTTTTACCAGGGATATTTTGAAAGGGAAGTCGATTCCAATCTTTGAGGCAGCTAACCATGGCACAGTGGCCCGGGATTTTACATACATTGACGATATAGTGAAAGGTTGTTTAGCTGCGTTGGATACTGCAGAGAAGAGTACTGGCAGTGGTGGCAAGAAGAAGGGCCCAGCTCAATTACGGGTCTATAATTTGGGAAATACGTCGCCTGTGCCCGTGTCAGATCTTGTGAGCATTTTGGAGAAATTGCTCAAGGTGAAGGCGAAGAGGTTGGTTATGAAGTTGCCAAGGAATGGGGATGTGCAATTTACTCATGCCAACATAAGTTCAGCTCAGAGAGAGCTTGGATATAAGCCGACAACGGATTTGAAGACAGGGTTGAAGAAATTTGTTGAATGGTATCTCGGTTACTATGTTGAAGGGAAGAAGAGCGCACAGTGA